The Panicum virgatum strain AP13 chromosome 5K, P.virgatum_v5, whole genome shotgun sequence genome has a window encoding:
- the LOC120706691 gene encoding universal stress protein PHOS34-like, which yields MASPAAAGAAGRRIVVAVDEGEESAHALAWCLANVVSPAGGDTLVLVHARRPRPVYAAMDSAGYIMTSDVLASVERHASAVSAAAVDKARRLCAEHPHVAVETLVESGDPRDVICDAADKVGADLLVMGSHGYGFFQRAFLGSVSNHCAQNCKCPVLIVKRPKE from the exons ATGgcatcccccgccgccgccggagccgccgggCGCCGCATCGTGGTGGCCGTGGACGAGGGCGAGGAGagcgcgcacgcgctcgcctgGTGCCTCGCCAACGTCGTCtccccggcgggcggcgacaCGCTCGTGCTCGtgcacgcgcgccgcccgcgccccgtcTACGCCGCCATGGACAGCGCAG GGTACATCATGACCTCGGACGTGCTGGCGAGCGTGGAGCGGCACGCCAGCGCCgtctcggcggcggccgtcgacaAGGCCAGGCGCCTCTGCGCCGAGCACCCGCACGTGGCGGTGGAGACGCTGGTGGAGAGCGGGGACCCGCGGGACGTGATCTGCGACGCCGCCGACAAGGTGGGCGCCGACCTGCTCGTCATGGGCAGCCATGGATACGGCTTCTTCCAGAG GGCGTTCCTGGGCAGTGTCAGCAACCACTGCGCGCAGAACTGCAAATGCCCGGTCCTCATCGTCAAGAGGCCCAAGGAGTAG
- the LOC120706690 gene encoding uncharacterized protein LOC120706690 isoform X1, with the protein MEQVEACSSSSSTTLMRQCRICHDEEDEGGATTMESPCGCSGSLKYAHRGCVQRWCDEKGSTLCEICLQNFEPGYTAPPKKNQPADVAVTIRESLEVPRMDYEPAAEEDVDAAVAGAGDPEYAECARAADRSASWCRSVAVTFTVVLLLRHLVTVATVGAANQFAFSLLTVYLLRASGILLPFYVVMRLISVIQQGQRQYRLQVLQEQRRHALRMARLQGQEQQQHVILVR; encoded by the exons aTGGAACAGGTGGAGGCGtgctcgtcttcttcctccacgaCCCTGATGAGGCAGTGCAGGATTTGCcatgacgaggaggacgagggcgGCGCGACCACCATGGAGTCGCCGTGCGGGTGCTCCGGCTCCCTCAAG TACGCGCACAGGGGATGCGTGCAGCGCTGGTGCGACGAGAAGGGGAGCACCCTCTGCGAGATTTGCCTTCAG AATTTCGAGCCTGGCTACACCGCTCCTCCCAAGAAAAACCAACCTGCTGATGTCGCGGTCACCATCAG AGAGAGCCTGGAGGTGCCCAGGATGGACTACGAGCCGGCAGCGGAGGAGGACGTcgacgcggcggtggccggcgccggcgacccggAGTACGCCGagtgcgcccgcgccgccgacaGGAGCGCGTCCTGGTGCCGCTCGGTGGCCGTGACG TTCACGGTcgtgctgctgctgaggcaccTGGTCACCGTGGCGACGGTCGGAGCGGCGAACCAGTTCGCCTTCAGCCTCCTCACG GTGTACTTGCTGCGGGCGAGTGGGATCCTGCTGCCGTTCTACGTCGTCATGAGGCTCATCTCCGTGATCCAGCAGGGTCAGCGGCAGTACCGCCTGCAGGTCCTCCAG gagCAGAGGAGACACGCGTTGAGAATGGCCCGGCTGCAGGGTCAGGAACAGCAGCAGCATGTCATCCTGGTTCGCTGA
- the LOC120706690 gene encoding uncharacterized protein LOC120706690 isoform X2 — protein sequence MEQVEACSSSSSTTLMRQCRICHDEEDEGGATTMESPCGCSGSLKNFEPGYTAPPKKNQPADVAVTIRESLEVPRMDYEPAAEEDVDAAVAGAGDPEYAECARAADRSASWCRSVAVTFTVVLLLRHLVTVATVGAANQFAFSLLTVYLLRASGILLPFYVVMRLISVIQQGQRQYRLQVLQEQRRHALRMARLQGQEQQQHVILVR from the exons aTGGAACAGGTGGAGGCGtgctcgtcttcttcctccacgaCCCTGATGAGGCAGTGCAGGATTTGCcatgacgaggaggacgagggcgGCGCGACCACCATGGAGTCGCCGTGCGGGTGCTCCGGCTCCCTCAAG AATTTCGAGCCTGGCTACACCGCTCCTCCCAAGAAAAACCAACCTGCTGATGTCGCGGTCACCATCAG AGAGAGCCTGGAGGTGCCCAGGATGGACTACGAGCCGGCAGCGGAGGAGGACGTcgacgcggcggtggccggcgccggcgacccggAGTACGCCGagtgcgcccgcgccgccgacaGGAGCGCGTCCTGGTGCCGCTCGGTGGCCGTGACG TTCACGGTcgtgctgctgctgaggcaccTGGTCACCGTGGCGACGGTCGGAGCGGCGAACCAGTTCGCCTTCAGCCTCCTCACG GTGTACTTGCTGCGGGCGAGTGGGATCCTGCTGCCGTTCTACGTCGTCATGAGGCTCATCTCCGTGATCCAGCAGGGTCAGCGGCAGTACCGCCTGCAGGTCCTCCAG gagCAGAGGAGACACGCGTTGAGAATGGCCCGGCTGCAGGGTCAGGAACAGCAGCAGCATGTCATCCTGGTTCGCTGA